Proteins encoded within one genomic window of Nitrospina gracilis 3/211:
- a CDS encoding Dabb family protein: MVKHIVMFKLKDKTPDNVDSLVNALEGMVGKIDSLRFLEVGRDFKESERSFDVVLTTHFDDREGLESYARHPVHQPVIQLAREICHPTVVVDYEI, translated from the coding sequence TGGTCAAGCACATCGTCATGTTCAAACTGAAGGACAAAACTCCTGATAACGTGGATTCGCTGGTGAATGCGTTGGAAGGCATGGTGGGTAAAATCGATTCCCTGCGGTTTCTTGAGGTGGGGCGTGACTTCAAGGAATCGGAGCGCTCCTTCGACGTCGTCCTGACCACCCATTTCGACGACCGGGAGGGGCTTGAGTCCTACGCCCGGCACCCGGTGCACCAGCCCGTCATTCAGCTCGCAAGGGAGATCTGCCACCCCACTGTTGTCGTGGATTATGAAATTTGA